A genomic segment from uncultured Desulfuromonas sp. encodes:
- a CDS encoding TIGR01458 family HAD-type hydrolase encodes MRLPTPIHGLLIDLDGVLYVGETPVPGAQQVLKRLDDENIPRRYLTNTTTRTASSVVQKLRRLGFSVHEEEVFSPISATVQFLNGLGRPTINPVVRDSVLPAFADFPRNNERPDYVIIGDIGAAWSYPLINTIFSQLHAGAELIAMHKNRFFQGEEGLQVDIGAFVAGLEYVSGKQAKVIGKPSRDFFELALESLHLPASNVAMIGDDIETDIGGGKAVGMHGVLVRTGKYRQGCEKGATYPPDAVIDSFSDLFEFLKL; translated from the coding sequence ATGCGTCTACCAACCCCCATCCACGGCCTTCTTATCGACCTCGATGGCGTCCTTTACGTTGGCGAAACACCGGTGCCCGGCGCTCAGCAGGTGTTGAAGCGATTGGATGATGAGAACATTCCTCGGCGCTACCTGACCAATACAACAACGCGTACCGCCTCGTCCGTCGTTCAAAAGTTAAGGCGCTTGGGATTTAGCGTCCACGAAGAGGAAGTTTTCAGCCCGATCTCGGCCACGGTGCAGTTCCTCAACGGACTGGGCCGACCAACGATCAATCCGGTGGTGCGCGACAGTGTCCTGCCGGCATTTGCCGACTTCCCCAGAAACAATGAACGGCCGGATTACGTGATTATCGGCGACATCGGCGCAGCGTGGAGTTATCCCCTTATCAACACCATCTTTTCGCAGCTTCATGCCGGGGCCGAGCTGATCGCCATGCACAAAAACAGGTTTTTCCAGGGTGAAGAAGGTCTTCAGGTCGACATCGGCGCGTTTGTGGCCGGGTTGGAATACGTATCTGGCAAACAGGCAAAAGTGATCGGCAAACCGAGCCGAGACTTTTTCGAACTCGCTCTGGAATCCCTGCACCTCCCCGCGTCGAACGTCGCCATGATTGGCGATGACATTGAAACCGATATCGGCGGAGGAAAAGCCGTCGGCATGCACGGCGTTCTGGTGAGAACCGGGAAATATCGTCAAGGGTGCGAGAAAGGTGCCACTTATCCGCCCGACGCTGTCATAGACTCGTTCAGCGACCTGTTCGAATTTCTCAAGCTGTAG
- a CDS encoding TIM44-like domain-containing protein, whose product MVKTRSIVLLLAVGAIAVAMLCCAPDSALARAGGGGGKGGGSWLNVILWPVILIYSTILARKVRKKNQESQALLEKLAAHDAAWQIDAIKARIEEAFFKIQHAWMERNQDLAKEYMSERLYRKHKTQTDQMIRDNRKNVLENINLETARIVEVADSKDDSKDHIWVYLEGTMNGLKNYGNLSQMHKAVGCWIKLTNLLKSAT is encoded by the coding sequence ATGGTAAAGACCAGATCCATCGTTTTGCTGTTAGCGGTTGGCGCGATTGCCGTTGCCATGCTTTGCTGCGCTCCCGACAGCGCGCTGGCGCGTGCCGGAGGCGGTGGCGGTAAAGGTGGCGGCAGCTGGCTCAATGTTATTTTATGGCCCGTCATTTTGATCTATTCGACCATTTTGGCCCGAAAAGTCCGCAAAAAGAATCAGGAGAGCCAAGCGCTTCTCGAAAAGCTGGCCGCCCACGATGCCGCGTGGCAGATCGACGCCATCAAGGCGCGCATTGAAGAGGCTTTTTTCAAAATTCAGCATGCGTGGATGGAACGCAATCAGGATCTGGCCAAGGAGTATATGAGTGAGCGTCTTTATCGGAAACATAAGACGCAAACGGATCAGATGATTCGCGACAACAGAAAAAACGTCCTTGAAAACATCAATCTGGAAACGGCACGGATTGTTGAGGTGGCCGACTCCAAGGATGACTCAAAAGACCATATCTGGGTGTATCTTGAAGGAACGATGAACGGTTTAAAGAACTATGGAAATTTATCACAGATGCACAAGGCTGTTGGGTGCTGGATAAAATTGACCAATCTGCTGAAATCAGCGACTTGA